A single genomic interval of Lathyrus oleraceus cultivar Zhongwan6 chromosome 7, CAAS_Psat_ZW6_1.0, whole genome shotgun sequence harbors:
- the LOC127104731 gene encoding uncharacterized protein LOC127104731, producing the protein MAIRDCKTPGLDEGPEPGSQWKLVFDGASNTTGHGIGFVITSPIGYHIPFTSRLYFTYTNNMAEYEACILGIDEAIDLRIMILEVYGDSALVINQIKGEWGTHNAKLIRYRDHVRKMITYFEEVTFHYIPREENQIADTLATLSSMFKVKWYKETPTIRILRLDEPIYCIAIEVEVDNKPWFHDIKQFLHK; encoded by the coding sequence ATGGCAATAAGGGATTGCAAGACCCCAGGTCTcgatgaaggacccgaaccaggaTCACAATGGAAGTTGGTATTTGATGGTGCCTCGAACACAACCGGACATGGAATTGGATTCGTCATAACCTCCCCAATAGGGTACCATATTCCCTTCACATCTAGGTTATACTTTACTTATACAaataacatggcagaatatgaggcgtgtATCCTAGGGATTGACGAAGCCATTGACCTAAGAATCATGATCTTAGAagtatatggagattcagctctcGTCATCAATCAAATCAAGGGAGAGTGGGGAACCCATAATGCTAAGTTAATCCGGTACCGAGACCACGTTCGGAAGATGATCACTTACTTTGAAGAGGTTACCTTCCACTATATTCCTCGGGAGGAGAATCAAATAGCAGACACCTTGGCCACTCTAtcatccatgtttaaggtcaaGTGGTACAAGGAAACGCCAACTATAAGAATTCTCCGTTTGGATGAGCCTATCTATTGCATAGCCATAGAGGTAGAAGTGGATAAtaaaccatggtttcatgacATTAAACAATTTCTTCATAAATAG